In a single window of the Rhodococcus qingshengii JCM 15477 genome:
- a CDS encoding DUF6131 family protein has product MVLLIVGFLTGISILWTIGIILVVVGVILFAPGAAGHAVGGRRHYY; this is encoded by the coding sequence ATTGTTTTGTTGATCGTCGGTTTCTTGACTGGAATCTCGATTCTGTGGACGATCGGCATCATTCTCGTGGTCGTCGGGGTCATTCTGTTCGCGCCTGGCGCTGCAGGACATGCCGTAGGCGGTCGGCGGCACTACTACTGA
- a CDS encoding DUF6480 family protein: MTSTPPEPDPENTPDLEPGGGVKPGSTPPDAPQTSGLSEPEPSTVKRFPVTGIAAIVAVALVVIVFLIAAVAILA; this comes from the coding sequence GTGACTTCTACACCGCCCGAACCAGATCCGGAGAATACCCCTGACCTGGAACCCGGAGGCGGGGTCAAGCCGGGGAGCACCCCACCCGACGCTCCACAGACGTCGGGATTGTCCGAACCCGAACCCTCGACCGTTAAACGCTTTCCAGTAACCGGGATCGCAGCGATCGTCGCGGTCGCGTTGGTTGTCATCGTTTTCCTCATCGCCGCGGTGGCCATACTCGCATGA
- a CDS encoding type 1 glutamine amidotransferase domain-containing protein — translation MSQLLAGQKVAFLVATEGVEQIELTDPWDALVAEHAQPSIVSTESGTIQAFNHLDKADVFDVDAAVESAKSSEYDALVLPGGVANPDFLRMNPEAVAFARSFFDAGKPVAVICHGPWTLVEAGVVAGRTLTSWPSLRTDITNAGGTWVDEEVVVCTSGPNTLISSRKPDDLPAFCAKLTDALRQPEASTRTSEGS, via the coding sequence ATGAGTCAATTACTCGCAGGACAGAAGGTGGCATTCCTCGTGGCGACGGAGGGAGTCGAACAGATCGAGTTGACAGATCCCTGGGATGCATTGGTTGCCGAACACGCTCAGCCGTCGATTGTTTCGACAGAATCCGGCACCATCCAGGCGTTCAACCATCTCGACAAAGCTGACGTCTTCGACGTGGACGCGGCGGTCGAGTCGGCGAAGTCGTCCGAATACGACGCTCTCGTCCTGCCGGGGGGCGTGGCCAACCCTGATTTTCTCCGCATGAATCCAGAGGCGGTGGCGTTCGCCCGGAGTTTCTTCGATGCTGGGAAGCCTGTCGCAGTGATCTGCCACGGACCGTGGACGCTGGTCGAAGCCGGCGTGGTGGCCGGTCGTACGCTGACGTCGTGGCCTAGTTTGCGTACCGATATCACGAACGCCGGCGGCACGTGGGTTGACGAGGAAGTGGTCGTCTGTACTTCTGGCCCGAATACGTTGATATCGAGCCGCAAGCCCGATGATTTGCCGGCGTTCTGTGCGAAACTTACCGACGCGCTCCGGCAGCCTGAGGCATCGACGAGGACTTCCGAGGGAAGTTGA
- a CDS encoding ANTAR domain-containing protein, which translates to MELEGLREAMKTQGIIEWAKGMWMAAHGGDEDRAFEVLVEQSQRRKIRLSALATELVETFPKR; encoded by the coding sequence GTGGAACTCGAAGGACTTCGGGAGGCGATGAAGACACAGGGGATCATCGAGTGGGCGAAGGGCATGTGGATGGCCGCGCACGGGGGCGACGAGGATCGCGCGTTCGAGGTGCTGGTGGAACAGTCCCAGCGCCGGAAAATCCGGCTCTCAGCACTCGCAACGGAGTTAGTGGAAACATTTCCCAAGCGGTGA
- a CDS encoding GAF domain-containing protein produces MDCDDISAPLDTLSPFVGTRAAQQYDPDEIATAVEHFGALLRTPMKLSALLQSVCSQVVATIPTADTAGVTMSNRPETVACTDERALDVDVDQYRASEGPCLESARTRPVVRVRFDDAAQRWPEFASNVAGTSNVAGIGVASYFSAPLMTDGHLVGALNLYSSARSTRFF; encoded by the coding sequence ATGGATTGCGACGATATTTCCGCTCCGCTGGATACGTTGTCCCCGTTCGTCGGCACGAGGGCCGCGCAACAGTACGATCCCGACGAAATCGCCACTGCGGTGGAACATTTCGGGGCGCTTCTGCGGACCCCGATGAAGTTGTCCGCGCTGCTGCAGTCGGTGTGCTCGCAGGTCGTGGCGACGATCCCTACTGCGGACACGGCTGGGGTGACGATGAGTAATAGGCCGGAGACGGTGGCATGCACCGACGAGCGTGCGCTCGATGTCGACGTCGATCAGTACCGGGCGAGCGAGGGCCCGTGCCTGGAATCGGCACGCACACGGCCAGTGGTTCGGGTCCGATTCGATGATGCCGCGCAGCGGTGGCCCGAATTCGCGAGCAATGTCGCCGGAACGAGCAATGTCGCCGGAATAGGAGTGGCAAGTTATTTCTCTGCACCGCTGATGACCGACGGCCACTTGGTGGGTGCGTTGAACCTCTACAGCTCAGCGAGGTCGACGAGATTTTTTTGA
- a CDS encoding MerR family transcriptional regulator, giving the protein MSELSGVGPQTLRLYERRGLLTPARTSGGTRRYSAADVDKLRRITALIGDGINLTGIGVILSLETENAILAARIAQLSETAGDTPPEVTPETVQPSSLV; this is encoded by the coding sequence ATGTCGGAACTGTCCGGAGTCGGCCCACAGACATTGAGACTCTACGAACGTCGCGGACTGTTGACTCCCGCACGCACCAGTGGGGGAACGCGGCGTTACAGCGCGGCGGACGTCGACAAACTGCGCCGTATTACCGCGTTGATCGGCGACGGAATCAACTTGACCGGAATCGGTGTCATTCTCTCACTTGAAACCGAGAACGCGATCCTTGCTGCGCGGATCGCTCAGCTGAGCGAGACGGCCGGGGACACACCACCGGAAGTCACTCCCGAGACTGTTCAGCCCAGTTCGCTGGTGTGA
- a CDS encoding ATP-binding protein, translating into MTSFARAIVSPVAVSPSLSVSASPDQLLVLRSLVRTVAAHYALSLDGLSDLVLAADEAATILIGHALPSSALTCTFGGDDTAAVQVILSAATTGQITTSTSSFGWRVLETLADEVVLEELPPTAPEEKWDVTITLTKVLQVNS; encoded by the coding sequence GTGACGTCCTTCGCGCGGGCGATCGTTTCCCCGGTCGCCGTTTCACCTTCACTGTCCGTCTCTGCATCACCGGATCAACTGCTGGTGCTGCGATCGCTGGTGCGAACCGTGGCCGCGCACTATGCGCTCTCGTTGGACGGGTTGTCCGATCTCGTACTCGCCGCCGACGAAGCAGCGACCATCCTCATCGGCCACGCCCTCCCCTCCAGCGCCCTGACGTGCACGTTCGGCGGCGACGATACCGCCGCTGTGCAGGTGATTCTCTCTGCGGCAACAACGGGTCAGATCACCACGAGCACTTCGTCCTTCGGGTGGCGCGTCCTCGAGACCCTGGCCGACGAAGTGGTCCTCGAGGAGCTCCCGCCGACCGCACCCGAGGAGAAGTGGGATGTGACAATCACACTGACCAAGGTCTTGCAGGTAAATTCTTGA
- a CDS encoding SigB/SigF/SigG family RNA polymerase sigma factor, producing MSAAPKENNAYTHLTDLFAEMTALADGDPERERLRTQIIESSLPIADNIAARYRGRGQSHEDLVQVARLGLVNAVDRFDLGKGRDFLSFAVPTMMGEVRRYFRDKGWGVRVPRSLQENYLALNKAHTSLTQSFGREPTTSELAHEIGVEPSGVGQIAAAGDSYQAASLEATTVGDGRSIGDTLGDFDAALDGIDNHETLRPALLALPEREGIILLYRFFGGLTQAEIAEKVGISQMHVSRLLTQSLKTLRAETRKTQLNLQSGLTFQIPTLTR from the coding sequence ATGAGCGCTGCCCCGAAAGAGAACAATGCTTACACGCACCTCACCGATCTGTTCGCTGAGATGACAGCGCTGGCGGACGGCGATCCCGAACGGGAACGGCTCCGGACACAGATCATCGAGTCAAGTCTGCCGATTGCCGACAACATCGCTGCCCGGTACCGCGGACGCGGGCAGTCCCACGAAGACCTCGTCCAGGTCGCACGTCTCGGCCTGGTGAACGCCGTCGACCGCTTCGACCTCGGCAAGGGCCGCGACTTCCTGTCCTTTGCCGTCCCCACGATGATGGGCGAAGTGCGCAGATACTTCCGGGACAAAGGCTGGGGAGTCCGGGTTCCTCGCTCGCTGCAGGAGAACTACCTCGCACTCAACAAAGCGCACACTTCCCTCACCCAAAGCTTCGGACGCGAACCCACCACCTCCGAGCTCGCTCACGAGATCGGCGTCGAACCCTCCGGGGTCGGACAGATCGCCGCCGCCGGCGACTCCTATCAAGCAGCCTCCCTCGAAGCGACAACAGTCGGCGACGGACGGTCCATCGGGGACACACTCGGCGACTTTGACGCCGCACTTGACGGCATCGACAACCATGAAACTCTCCGTCCTGCGCTACTCGCTCTCCCCGAACGAGAAGGGATTATCCTGCTGTACCGATTCTTCGGCGGACTTACTCAAGCGGAGATCGCGGAGAAAGTCGGCATCTCGCAAATGCACGTCTCCCGATTGCTGACCCAGTCGCTGAAAACATTACGTGCCGAAACTCGGAAAACTCAGCTGAACCTGCAGTCAGGCCTTACCTTTCAAATCCCCACACTGACGCGCTGA
- a CDS encoding SigB/SigF/SigG family RNA polymerase sigma factor: MSTHTRDADYTYLAALFEQMASIANDDEHRERLRAQIIESCLPLTRNIALRYRGRGQAHEDLVQAASVGLVSAVNRFDLAKGKDFLAFAIPTMVGEVRKHFRDRGWDVRVPRSLQENYLALNKARSSLTQALGREPTVPELAKELEVEPAEIAEIVAAGDSYHAASLDAATVNDGRTIADTLGDFDSALEGIDNQQTLRPALLALPERERTIVLYRFFGELTQAEIAEKVGLSQMHVSRLLAQSLKALRRTQSLAALETAVAA, translated from the coding sequence ATGAGCACCCACACGCGAGACGCCGACTACACGTACCTTGCGGCCCTTTTCGAACAGATGGCTTCCATAGCGAATGACGACGAGCACCGCGAGCGTCTACGTGCGCAGATCATCGAGTCGTGTCTACCACTGACCCGGAACATCGCCTTGCGATACCGCGGTCGCGGACAAGCCCACGAGGACCTCGTACAGGCCGCCAGCGTCGGTCTGGTCAGTGCGGTGAACCGCTTCGATCTCGCCAAGGGCAAAGACTTCCTAGCCTTCGCGATTCCGACGATGGTGGGTGAAGTGCGCAAACATTTCCGGGACCGCGGCTGGGACGTCCGTGTTCCGCGCTCGTTGCAGGAAAACTATCTCGCGCTCAACAAGGCCCGCTCTTCCCTCACCCAAGCCCTCGGACGCGAACCCACCGTGCCGGAACTGGCAAAAGAACTCGAAGTGGAACCTGCCGAGATCGCGGAGATCGTCGCCGCCGGCGATTCCTATCACGCGGCGTCCCTCGATGCCGCAACCGTCAACGACGGACGGACGATCGCAGACACCTTGGGAGACTTCGACTCTGCCCTCGAAGGCATTGACAACCAACAAACGCTCCGACCGGCACTACTCGCACTTCCTGAACGAGAACGCACAATCGTGCTTTACCGATTCTTCGGCGAACTGACCCAAGCGGAAATTGCCGAGAAGGTTGGTCTCTCGCAAATGCATGTCTCCCGACTGCTCGCGCAATCGCTCAAAGCGCTCCGACGGACGCAGTCCCTCGCAGCGCTCGAGACCGCCGTCGCAGCGTGA
- a CDS encoding ANTAR domain-containing protein, translated as MLMLVCAISADRAFDVLTWYSQETSVKVLMSRKGFSRGWQRTSTCPTPHETHCDHVLLGL; from the coding sequence ATGCTGATGCTCGTCTGCGCGATCTCGGCGGACCGGGCATTCGACGTCCTCACCTGGTATTCGCAGGAAACGAGCGTGAAAGTTCTGATGTCGAGGAAAGGCTTCTCCCGGGGCTGGCAACGGACTTCCACATGCCCGACGCCGCACGAAACACACTGCGACCACGTCCTGTTGGGTCTCTGA
- a CDS encoding ATP-binding protein: MTSPEQAGRAASTASLSVPAFPDQLRLLRAMVRAAADHHGLSMDALADLVIAVDEAATTLVSHARRSSTLVCTFDAVTCPSRLRVILAATTSSPVDASTSSFGWIVLRTLVDDVMFEQTPAAAPTGDRSVTITLEKALPASS; the protein is encoded by the coding sequence ATGACATCGCCTGAGCAGGCAGGGCGTGCCGCGTCTACGGCGTCCCTCTCGGTTCCAGCTTTCCCTGATCAACTCCGTCTACTTCGAGCCATGGTGCGGGCTGCGGCCGACCATCACGGCCTTTCGATGGACGCACTGGCCGACCTCGTCATCGCAGTCGACGAGGCCGCCACCACCCTCGTCAGTCATGCTCGCCGCTCCAGCACACTGGTGTGCACATTTGACGCCGTCACCTGCCCGAGCCGGCTCCGAGTGATCCTCGCTGCAACGACATCGTCTCCGGTCGACGCCAGCACTTCGTCGTTCGGTTGGATCGTTCTGCGGACGTTGGTCGATGACGTCATGTTTGAACAAACACCAGCAGCGGCCCCTACCGGCGACCGATCTGTGACGATCACCTTGGAGAAAGCTCTCCCGGCGAGCTCATGA